The following proteins come from a genomic window of Dromaius novaehollandiae isolate bDroNov1 unplaced genomic scaffold, bDroNov1.hap1 HAP1_SCAFFOLD_27, whole genome shotgun sequence:
- the LOC135326341 gene encoding olfactory receptor 14A16-like: MSNRSSLNEFLLRGFADTRELQLLHFALFLGIYLAALLGNGLIITAVACDHRLHTPMYFFLLNLSLLDLGCISTTVPKSMANSLQNTRAISYSGCAAQVFLFVFLLAGEYSLLTVMAYDRYVAICKPLHYGTLMGSRACIKMAAAAWASGFLYAVLHTGNTFSIPLCQGNTVDQFFCELPQILKLSCSDSYIREAGVIVLNTCLGFGCFIFIVVSYVQIFTAVLRIPSEQGRHKAFSMCLPHLAVVSLFISTIMFAYLKPPSLSSPALDLVVAVLYAVVPPTVNPLLYSMRNKELQDALRKVISGTFFSSGNIAITLHK, translated from the coding sequence atgtccaacagaagttccctcaatgagttcctcctccggGGGTtcgcggacacacgggagctgcagctcttgcacttcgcgctcttcctgggcatctacctggctgccctcctgggcaacggcctcatcatcacagccgtagcctgcgaccaccgcctccacacccccatgtacttcttcctcctcaacctctccctcctcgaccttggctgcatctccaccactgttcccaaaTCAATGGCCAATTCCCTGcagaacaccagggccatttcctactcaggatgtgctgctcaagtcttcctgtttgtcttcttgttagcaggagagtattctctcctcactgtcatggcctatgaccgctacgttgctaTCTGCAAACCcttgcactacgggaccctcatgggcagcagagcttgtatcaaaatggcagcagctgcctgggccagtggttttctctatgctgtgctgcacactggtaacacattttccataccactctgccaaggcaacacagtggaccagttcttctgtgaacttccccagatcctcaagctctcctgctcagactcctacatAAGGGAAGCTGGGGTTATTGTGCTTAATACCTGTTTAGgatttgggtgtttcattttcattgtggtgtcctacgtgcagatcttcactgctgtgctgaggatcccctctgagcagggccggcacaaagccttttccatgtgcctccctcacctggccgtggtctccctgtttatcagcactatcatgtttgcctacctgaagcccccctccctctcctccccagctctggatctggtggtggctgttctgtacgcggtggtgcctccaacagtgaaccccctcctctacagcatgaggaacaaggagctccaagatgccctgaggaaagtgatttcagggacatttttcagtagtggtaacattgccattactctccacaaatga